One segment of Marinobacter sediminum DNA contains the following:
- a CDS encoding DUF4426 domain-containing protein has product MITRKLRILSRIALTTLLFIAYTTQAQAAGNKDFGDYQVHWSVLPSTFLAPEVAKANNLQRSKGIGIINISIMKENEDGSLSPVSGQVEGKVTNDIQQVKFLAFRRVQEGDAVYFIAEYQYPSGELMTFNITARPTGYRQDLPVRFAHTLFSD; this is encoded by the coding sequence ATGATCACCAGAAAGCTCCGAATACTCAGCCGTATAGCACTGACAACCCTGTTATTTATCGCCTACACGACCCAGGCTCAGGCAGCCGGAAACAAGGATTTCGGCGATTACCAGGTACACTGGAGCGTACTGCCAAGTACTTTTCTTGCGCCTGAAGTTGCCAAAGCAAACAACCTGCAGCGCAGCAAGGGTATCGGCATTATCAACATCTCCATCATGAAAGAAAACGAGGACGGCTCCCTGTCACCGGTCAGCGGGCAGGTCGAAGGCAAGGTGACCAATGATATCCAGCAGGTGAAGTTTCTGGCATTCCGTCGCGTCCAGGAAGGAGATGCCGTGTACTTCATTGCAGAGTACCAATATCCCTCAGGAGAGCTGATGACGTTCAACATCACTGCACGGCCGACCGGCTACCGGCAGGATTTGCCGGTACGATTCGCTCACACCCTTTTCAGCGACTGA
- a CDS encoding dynamin family protein codes for MSQQGTLSQQVEAYHDWKKELIRQIGRYRLWLQDNNLFSDDVRTRIRHGLELLIEDELTIAFVGEYSRGKTELINALFFSEYGQRMLPSQAGRTTMCPTELFFDRSANENYLLLLPIETRTGELSLQQLRKQTERWVKHQLDERDPELMREVLAEVARVKSVPPEEARKLGFDEDMLEHDRNNPGNVLVPAWRNAQISIRHPLFERGLRILDTPGLNALGSEPELTISMLPRAHAIIFVLSADTGVTASDMTIWKEHIDTEHADHRAGRFAVLNKIDVLWDDLQGEKHTLDAIERVRGYTADHLGIRQHDVIPLSAKQGLVGRVRNNPELFERSNIGKLEQLIIQRILMHKEQLITQSLINDLLGMLQNSQAAMQTRLSSLEEELQACSGITMDKAALSRLADRAQKDYDFYYKKLITLRSSRRLMDSQGDMLKGLVSEERFETHAEKIRNTMSKSWTTAGMNRAMDQFFELLESDLTNLLSEGRLAEKMVGAIYRRYNEDTRARHLEPIPLRSGRHVIAIRELRKKAARFRISPKNLLTEQSLLVRRFFNVMVSEARTLHARVRKDVDRWPQEALLPIMQYSMEQKQLLEHQIRRLRDMVRSDRDSRAERERLNHTIADLQRQLELADAMQRQIRKPAPTLIQQKVVNISGAI; via the coding sequence ATGAGCCAACAGGGAACTCTGTCGCAGCAGGTCGAGGCATATCATGACTGGAAAAAGGAGCTGATCCGGCAGATCGGCCGTTACCGGTTGTGGCTGCAAGATAACAACCTGTTCTCAGACGACGTCCGTACCCGGATTCGTCACGGCCTTGAGCTGTTAATTGAAGACGAATTGACCATTGCGTTCGTCGGAGAATATTCCCGTGGCAAGACGGAACTGATCAACGCCCTGTTCTTCTCGGAGTATGGCCAGCGAATGCTGCCATCCCAGGCGGGGCGAACTACCATGTGCCCCACCGAGCTGTTCTTTGATCGCAGCGCCAACGAAAACTACCTGTTACTCCTCCCCATTGAGACCCGCACCGGTGAGCTCTCACTGCAGCAACTGCGCAAGCAGACTGAACGGTGGGTAAAGCACCAGCTGGATGAGCGTGATCCAGAGCTTATGCGCGAGGTCCTCGCCGAGGTGGCGCGAGTCAAGAGCGTACCGCCGGAAGAAGCCCGGAAGCTTGGCTTCGACGAGGATATGCTTGAGCACGACCGCAATAACCCGGGCAATGTCCTGGTGCCAGCCTGGCGCAATGCCCAGATCAGTATCCGCCACCCGCTGTTCGAGCGCGGCTTGCGCATTCTGGATACTCCAGGTCTGAATGCCTTGGGGTCAGAGCCGGAACTGACCATCAGTATGCTGCCCCGCGCCCATGCGATCATTTTTGTGCTGAGCGCGGACACCGGGGTCACCGCCAGTGATATGACGATCTGGAAGGAGCACATTGATACGGAGCACGCAGATCACCGTGCGGGCCGCTTTGCCGTACTTAACAAGATCGACGTTCTCTGGGACGACCTTCAGGGCGAAAAGCACACCCTGGACGCCATCGAACGGGTTCGCGGCTACACCGCTGACCATCTGGGCATTCGCCAGCATGATGTCATTCCCCTTTCGGCCAAACAGGGGCTGGTAGGCCGCGTCCGAAATAATCCCGAGCTCTTTGAACGCTCCAACATCGGCAAGCTGGAGCAACTGATCATCCAGCGGATTCTGATGCACAAGGAACAGTTGATCACCCAGAGTCTGATCAACGATCTTCTGGGCATGCTGCAGAATAGCCAGGCAGCCATGCAAACCCGGCTGAGCTCCCTCGAAGAGGAACTGCAAGCCTGCTCGGGCATCACCATGGACAAAGCCGCCCTGAGTCGTCTCGCCGATCGCGCCCAGAAGGACTATGACTTCTATTACAAGAAACTGATCACTTTGCGCTCCAGCCGACGCCTGATGGACTCCCAGGGCGACATGCTGAAGGGCCTGGTGAGCGAGGAGCGCTTCGAAACCCACGCGGAAAAAATTCGCAACACCATGTCAAAAAGCTGGACCACAGCTGGCATGAACCGGGCCATGGATCAGTTCTTCGAGTTGCTGGAAAGCGACCTGACGAACCTGCTGAGCGAGGGTCGCCTGGCCGAAAAAATGGTAGGGGCCATCTATCGCCGTTACAACGAGGATACCCGTGCACGTCATCTGGAGCCCATCCCGCTTCGCTCCGGACGGCATGTCATCGCGATTCGTGAACTCCGCAAGAAGGCCGCCCGCTTCCGTATCAGCCCAAAAAACCTTCTGACCGAGCAGTCCCTGCTGGTACGCCGGTTCTTCAATGTCATGGTTAGTGAGGCCCGGACTCTGCACGCGCGCGTCCGAAAGGACGTTGATCGCTGGCCACAGGAAGCCCTGCTGCCGATCATGCAATATTCCATGGAACAGAAGCAGTTGCTGGAACACCAGATCCGCCGACTGCGGGACATGGTCCGCAGTGACCGCGACAGCAGGGCCGAACGTGAGCGGCTTAACCATACCATTGCGGACCTGCAGCGCCAGCTGGAACTGGCGGATGCAATGCAACGTCAGATCCGCAAACCCGCGCCGACTCTGATCCAGCAAAAGGTAGTCAACATTTCCGGGGCTATCTGA
- a CDS encoding YggT family protein translates to MLADILITILLIASTFYLTIVLLRFLLQLARADFYNPITQFAVKATNPLLRPLRRFIPGWGGIDGASLVLAVVIQAITFFLILVALNGGIPAINPLTLLVWAVLNVLDLIVKIYFWSVIAVVVVSWIAPGSSHPAIQLVAQITEPIMRPVRNIMPSMGGLDLSPIIVFLILNVISVVIEHMKLSAGLGSIGLGM, encoded by the coding sequence CATCCTGATTACGATCCTGCTGATCGCATCCACCTTTTACCTGACCATTGTGCTGCTGCGCTTTCTTCTGCAGCTGGCCCGGGCGGATTTCTACAACCCGATTACACAGTTTGCGGTAAAGGCAACCAACCCGCTGCTGCGACCTCTGCGCCGGTTCATACCCGGCTGGGGAGGAATTGACGGGGCATCACTGGTATTGGCTGTGGTCATTCAGGCCATTACCTTTTTCCTGATACTGGTCGCGCTCAATGGTGGCATCCCGGCGATCAACCCCCTTACCTTGCTGGTCTGGGCCGTACTTAACGTGCTGGACCTGATCGTCAAAATCTACTTCTGGTCAGTCATTGCCGTGGTTGTAGTGAGCTGGATCGCACCTGGCAGCAGCCATCCGGCCATCCAGCTGGTCGCGCAGATTACCGAGCCGATAATGCGCCCCGTGCGTAATATCATGCCGTCCATGGGCGGCCTGGACCTTTCTCCGATCATCGTGTTCCTGATCCTGAATGTAATTTCCGTTGTAATTGAGCACATGAAACTGTCGGCAGGGTTGGGCTCGATCGGCCTGGGAATGTAA
- the metW gene encoding methionine biosynthesis protein MetW, with protein MRPDLEIIQQWIKPGHHVLDLGCGDGTLLDYLQRERGASGFGLEINPEHITSCMGRGVAVIEQNLDTQGLGNFDDSSFDVVLMTQALQAVRRPDRVLDEMLRVGREGIVTFPNFAHWRLRWGLSLSGRMPESEALPYKWYNTPNIRLCTFKDFEALCRQKGIRIKSRRVVDGQHQNSWLARLWPNLLGEIAIYRITREKEQ; from the coding sequence ATGAGACCAGACCTCGAGATCATCCAGCAATGGATCAAACCCGGACATCACGTACTGGACCTCGGCTGCGGCGATGGCACATTGCTCGACTACCTCCAACGGGAGCGGGGCGCCAGCGGCTTCGGCCTTGAAATCAACCCGGAACACATCACCAGCTGCATGGGCCGGGGCGTGGCGGTCATTGAGCAGAACCTGGACACCCAGGGCCTTGGCAATTTTGATGACAGCAGTTTCGACGTCGTACTGATGACTCAGGCACTTCAGGCTGTGCGTCGGCCTGACAGAGTCCTGGATGAAATGCTGCGTGTGGGCCGCGAGGGTATTGTCACCTTCCCCAACTTTGCCCATTGGCGACTGCGCTGGGGTCTTAGTTTGAGCGGACGTATGCCCGAATCCGAAGCACTGCCGTATAAGTGGTATAACACCCCTAACATCCGGCTCTGCACTTTCAAGGATTTTGAAGCGCTGTGCCGCCAGAAAGGCATTCGCATCAAGAGCCGCCGGGTTGTGGACGGTCAGCACCAGAATAGCTGGCTGGCTCGTTTGTGGCCTAACCTGTTAGGGGAGATCGCCATTTACCGCATCACACGGGAGAAAGAGCAATGA
- the metX gene encoding homoserine O-succinyltransferase MetX gives MPDSLPTDSVGIVSPQTYHFETPIELACGQALESYDLVVETYGELNADASNAVLICHALSGHHHAAGYHSMDERKPGWWDSCIGPGKPIDTNRFFVVSLNNLGGCHGSTGPSSTNPATGKPYGPDFPVITVSDWVKSQALLADRLGIECWAAVVGGSLGGMQAMQWSLDFPDRLRHSVVIASTPRLTAQNIAFNEVARQAITSDREFHDGRYYDFGALPRRGLMLARMVGHITYLSDASMGEKFGRELRDQAYKFGYDAEFQVESYLRYQGERFSESFDANTYLLMTRALDYFDPAYEFGGDLSRALAPANCEFLVVSFSTDWRFTPARSEEMVNAMIAARKKVSYAEVDAPWGHDAFLIPTPRYTDIFNAYMDRVAREVGA, from the coding sequence ATGCCCGATTCCCTGCCCACGGATTCTGTCGGGATTGTTTCCCCGCAGACCTATCATTTTGAGACTCCCATTGAGCTGGCGTGCGGCCAGGCGCTGGAAAGCTACGACCTGGTTGTTGAGACCTATGGCGAACTGAACGCGGACGCCAGCAATGCGGTGCTCATTTGCCACGCTCTGAGCGGACATCACCACGCCGCTGGCTATCATTCCATGGACGAGCGCAAGCCCGGCTGGTGGGATAGTTGTATTGGTCCGGGCAAGCCCATCGACACCAACCGTTTTTTCGTTGTCAGCCTCAATAACCTTGGCGGATGTCATGGCAGTACCGGGCCAAGCAGCACCAACCCGGCAACCGGCAAACCCTATGGCCCCGATTTCCCGGTCATTACCGTCAGCGACTGGGTCAAAAGTCAGGCCCTTCTGGCGGACCGGCTCGGTATTGAATGCTGGGCGGCAGTGGTTGGAGGCTCCCTGGGAGGGATGCAGGCCATGCAGTGGAGCCTGGATTTTCCTGATCGACTGCGTCACTCGGTGGTGATCGCCTCCACGCCAAGGCTCACCGCCCAGAACATTGCCTTCAACGAAGTAGCGCGACAGGCGATCACCTCTGACCGGGAATTCCACGACGGCCGTTACTACGATTTCGGCGCCCTGCCACGCCGGGGGCTGATGCTGGCCAGAATGGTGGGACACATCACCTATCTTTCCGACGCCTCCATGGGCGAAAAGTTTGGCCGCGAATTGCGTGACCAGGCCTACAAGTTCGGCTACGACGCCGAGTTCCAGGTGGAGAGTTATCTTCGTTATCAGGGCGAACGTTTTTCTGAGTCCTTCGATGCCAATACCTACCTGCTGATGACCCGGGCATTGGACTATTTTGACCCTGCCTATGAATTCGGCGGTGACCTTTCCCGAGCTCTGGCACCGGCTAACTGCGAATTCCTGGTCGTGTCTTTCAGCACCGACTGGCGATTCACCCCCGCGCGCTCGGAGGAAATGGTGAACGCCATGATTGCCGCCAGGAAAAAGGTCAGCTATGCCGAGGTTGACGCGCCCTGGGGCCATGATGCATTCCTGATTCCCACTCCCAGGTACACGGATATCTTTAACGCTTACATGGATCGCGTTGCCAGGGAGGTGGGCGCATGA